A window of Primulina tabacum isolate GXHZ01 chromosome 4, ASM2559414v2, whole genome shotgun sequence contains these coding sequences:
- the LOC142542489 gene encoding transcription initiation factor TFIID subunit 9-like, with amino-acid sequence MAEGREEDIPRDAKIVKTLLKSMNVDDYEPRVVHQFLELWYRYVVDVLTDAQVYSEHAGKSTIDSDDVKLAIQSKVNFSFSQPPPRQMLLELARSRNKIPLPKSITQYGIPLPPEQDTLISPNYQLAIPKMHGGQPVEETEDDEEGADPNPNYFPASSLSQDHSVLPQGTTQRVSFPLGTKHPR; translated from the exons ATGGCAGAAGGCAGAGAAGAAGACATACCAAGGGATGCAAAGATAGTAAAGACTTTATTAAAGTCTATGAATGTTGATGATTATGAGCCCCGGGTTGTCCATCAGTTTTTGGAACTGTGGTATCGGTATGTTGTCGATGTGCTGACTGATGCACAGGTGTACTCAGAGCATGCTGGAAAGTCTACAATCGATTCTGATGATGTGAAGCTTGCAATTCAGTCAAAAGTCAATTTTAGTTTCTCGCAACCTCCACCGAGACAG ATGCTACTAGAGTTGGCCAGGAGCAGAAACAAGATTCCATTACCAAAGTCAATCACGCAGTATGGCATCCCTCTCCCTCCAGAACAGGATACTTTGATCAGCCCAAATTATCAACTTGCTATACCAAAGATGCATGGTGGCCAACCCGTTGAAGAAACAGAAGACGATGAAGAAGGTGCGGATCCTAATCCCAATTACTTTCCTGCTTCCAGTCTTTCTCAAGACCACAGTGTTTTGCCCCAAGGAACGACCCAACGAGTATCGTTTCCTCTTGGAACTAAACACCCAAGATAA